The proteins below are encoded in one region of Halalkalicoccus jeotgali B3:
- a CDS encoding winged helix-turn-helix transcriptional regulator: MNGNNGNQRRIVTDRIILAAIRKHMPRATTSEIADEIGLSPQITRYRLGRLEAQGELESETRETGNLWHEI, encoded by the coding sequence ATGAACGGCAACAATGGAAATCAGCGTCGAATAGTAACAGACAGGATTATTCTGGCAGCTATCCGAAAACATATGCCGAGAGCGACTACTTCAGAGATTGCTGACGAAATCGGACTGTCGCCCCAAATAACGCGATATCGCCTGGGTCGATTAGAGGCACAAGGGGAACTTGAATCCGAAACGAGGGAAACAGGTAATCTCTGGCATGAAATATGA
- a CDS encoding polysaccharide deacetylase family protein: MSMDKSALSRRRILSLGAIGAASFAGCLGSSDNGGEETNNDDSVSDEVDSDNETDVDSKDDESEGLPENGAVVFVYDDGPMKDYTQAFPAHQAFDAPATTGIITSRIGLQDYNGYDWMDVEQLEELEAAGWEIASHTTEHSVVGTYELVEDADPADNRVYPEEIRHGYWKSKDLEITDGETTVTRTIVGYDEDDVGKYIELDESIGESFMRGETVTRFGEEAMHEALGESKQKLEDLGFEVDSFLAPYDNFDDYSRKFASEYYSSIANAEHGSRINYPDEFDPFYTHRDYFIEFSSPDSVKADLDKIAEQGLLGVLGAHTYKEEVTEERIYETLEWVDERGIEVLTLREACQMAE, translated from the coding sequence ATGAGCATGGACAAATCAGCGCTCTCCAGAAGACGAATACTGAGTCTCGGGGCCATTGGTGCTGCGAGCTTCGCCGGCTGTCTTGGTAGTTCCGATAATGGTGGCGAGGAGACTAACAATGATGATTCGGTTAGTGATGAGGTAGACTCTGATAACGAGACGGACGTGGATTCGAAGGATGACGAATCAGAGGGACTACCTGAAAACGGGGCAGTCGTTTTCGTATATGATGACGGGCCAATGAAGGATTATACGCAAGCATTTCCAGCCCATCAGGCCTTTGATGCTCCTGCGACAACCGGTATCATTACCAGTCGAATCGGACTTCAGGACTACAATGGCTACGATTGGATGGACGTCGAACAGCTCGAAGAACTCGAAGCTGCCGGCTGGGAGATCGCTTCGCACACAACCGAACACAGTGTTGTAGGAACCTATGAACTCGTCGAAGACGCAGATCCAGCGGATAATCGAGTTTATCCGGAAGAGATCCGGCATGGGTACTGGAAATCAAAAGATCTCGAAATCACCGATGGCGAAACAACCGTCACGCGTACTATTGTCGGTTATGATGAGGATGACGTAGGGAAATATATTGAACTTGATGAGTCAATAGGAGAATCATTCATGCGAGGTGAAACCGTTACGCGCTTCGGTGAGGAGGCGATGCACGAGGCACTGGGTGAGTCTAAACAGAAACTCGAGGACCTCGGGTTCGAAGTCGATTCGTTTCTCGCACCGTATGACAACTTCGACGACTACTCACGGAAGTTCGCTAGCGAATACTACAGCAGCATCGCAAATGCTGAGCATGGCTCGCGAATTAACTATCCGGACGAATTCGACCCGTTCTACACTCATCGGGACTACTTCATCGAATTCTCCAGCCCAGACAGTGTCAAAGCTGACTTGGATAAAATCGCCGAGCAAGGTTTGTTAGGCGTGCTTGGTGCTCATACATACAAAGAGGAAGTTACCGAAGAACGAATCTATGAAACACTTGAGTGGGTCGATGAGCGTGGGATCGAGGTACTGACGCTGCGTGAAGCATGTCAGATGGCTGAATAG
- a CDS encoding right-handed parallel beta-helix repeat-containing protein, with translation MNDDMSMNRRTYLQAGVIAMSGVGGLKSMGRASAAPNFSLADTEIGGGDGYDRTVSPADADVVISTADELIEAFDNAASGDVLYIADDAVIDLTGRRITVPAGITLASGRGRGGKSGGLITCTQRTARMLQIYDDDVRITGLRFRGSEVGYYDPAGDAWEYNSLALRAYGSCEIDNCEFYGWTHAGIGVGRNTTDSMSSDAHVHHCSIHDNMMSGLGYGIIVYRGDPLIEYNYFNGNRHSIAADGTSGCNYEARYNVQGPDGLIFGFEMHSPGGNRVDIHHNTFEYVENRNGNVARSVAIRGTPNEGATIENNWFYNSTDPDDNRYVEGAPVVQYDNDASGDEWDNVILSDNHFGEDEPAEDIGHPRDGPERAQLRVYVRETGVEDEYLEGATVGITPHDGTDMSRYDGSYLNSTREEGDYFGTYALFEGLPVGNYDIFATHPEYEDKVYPDLELGSTGRQPPIVLEPREEPEQTITISGRGTFARYEFTVSGTVEKSTANDATINSYDSVDDSVVSGRTTREPDSYEFTGDITAFESSSNVEVMLNGERVDPSEL, from the coding sequence ATGAACGACGACATGTCCATGAATCGCCGCACCTACCTTCAAGCAGGCGTTATCGCTATGAGTGGGGTTGGTGGGTTGAAATCAATGGGACGCGCTAGTGCAGCACCGAATTTCTCATTAGCGGACACTGAGATCGGTGGTGGAGACGGATACGATCGAACAGTCTCGCCCGCGGACGCAGACGTTGTCATTTCAACGGCAGATGAACTGATCGAGGCATTCGATAATGCCGCCAGTGGTGACGTCCTGTATATCGCTGATGACGCCGTAATTGATTTGACCGGACGCCGAATCACGGTTCCAGCCGGCATTACTCTGGCCAGCGGTCGTGGAAGAGGCGGGAAGAGTGGTGGCCTCATTACGTGCACTCAGCGTACAGCTCGGATGCTCCAGATCTACGATGACGATGTGCGGATCACCGGCCTCCGCTTTCGGGGTTCGGAAGTCGGCTACTATGATCCAGCTGGGGATGCTTGGGAGTACAACTCACTCGCCCTGCGTGCGTACGGAAGCTGTGAGATCGACAATTGCGAGTTCTACGGTTGGACGCATGCCGGTATCGGGGTCGGAAGAAATACTACGGATTCCATGAGTTCCGATGCCCATGTTCATCACTGCTCAATTCATGATAACATGATGTCCGGTCTAGGCTATGGCATCATCGTCTACCGTGGTGACCCACTAATTGAGTACAATTACTTCAACGGCAACCGTCATAGTATTGCCGCGGACGGAACGTCGGGCTGTAACTATGAGGCACGATATAACGTTCAGGGACCCGATGGACTGATTTTCGGTTTCGAGATGCACAGTCCCGGCGGCAATCGAGTCGATATCCACCACAACACGTTCGAGTACGTCGAAAATCGCAATGGAAATGTTGCCCGTAGTGTTGCTATCCGCGGGACACCCAACGAGGGGGCGACAATTGAGAACAACTGGTTCTACAATTCGACCGACCCTGACGACAACCGCTACGTCGAAGGAGCGCCTGTTGTCCAGTATGATAACGACGCCAGCGGTGATGAATGGGACAATGTTATATTATCTGATAATCACTTCGGTGAAGACGAGCCTGCTGAAGATATTGGGCATCCCCGCGATGGCCCAGAGAGAGCACAGCTCCGAGTTTATGTCCGAGAAACCGGTGTAGAGGACGAATATCTTGAAGGAGCAACTGTCGGTATCACACCACATGACGGGACGGATATGAGTCGCTACGACGGTTCCTATCTAAACAGTACCCGAGAAGAAGGGGATTACTTCGGAACGTATGCCCTCTTTGAGGGGTTGCCGGTCGGAAACTATGATATCTTTGCAACGCACCCTGAGTACGAGGATAAGGTTTATCCAGACCTCGAGCTCGGGTCGACTGGACGTCAGCCACCGATTGTACTTGAGCCACGTGAAGAGCCGGAGCAGACCATTACTATCAGTGGCCGTGGCACGTTCGCTAGATATGAGTTTACTGTCTCCGGTACTGTTGAGAAATCGACTGCTAACGACGCAACTATCAACTCGTACGATAGTGTCGATGATTCGGTAGTATCCGGACGAACGACTCGTGAACCAGATTCGTATGAGTTTACTGGCGACATTACGGCATTCGAGTCGAGTTCTAATGTCGAGGTAATGCTCAATGGGGAACGTGTCGATCCCAGTGAGCTGTGA
- a CDS encoding polysaccharide deacetylase family protein: MVKPSNRRKFLATLGTGSLALTAGCAGQLSRNSGDNSDTNGNSSGSNDNLQQVTPPAISHGEVVSNFDDDLDEWFAVDGNVTADEETTLTSSRTARIENTGVSAGIARTFPEGLDMTDKHLSLAVQVDTPRPARVTVRVLAPGNADQVWSTRAILSTYTGWLRMDVGYTGQRGEPNFGNVQELRITLADPNPPEANEKQGGQGNQTNQTNQSNQSNQTTQEEQSEQGDTGIRFWVDDLRTTPAADQGYVMLTFDDTVASQYTNAFPLFEERDMQGVAAVVPGSLNQDERLSIGNLREMRDAGWDISSHPQGTAFRELEDTEAIQQDIESAYEYLNNRGFSDGARHMFVPYHHATEEIMEITREYHELSSYFGGTPNAVPLTDPLHLSRVNMFDIEGFTSQIDMAAEHNQLAIGLAHGVVPESEIQNDPLADTTTQQLETLLDYIEESDVQLVTASELLDNQDSL, from the coding sequence ATGGTGAAGCCATCGAATCGTCGTAAGTTTCTCGCCACACTGGGAACGGGATCGCTTGCACTCACGGCGGGTTGTGCTGGTCAGTTATCCAGAAATTCGGGGGATAACAGCGATACTAACGGGAATAGTTCCGGCAGTAATGACAATTTACAGCAAGTAACACCACCGGCTATTAGCCATGGGGAGGTCGTTAGCAATTTTGATGACGATCTTGACGAGTGGTTCGCCGTTGATGGAAACGTAACGGCCGACGAGGAGACGACGCTGACTAGCTCACGAACTGCTCGCATCGAGAACACGGGCGTAAGCGCGGGGATTGCTCGTACATTCCCAGAGGGCTTGGACATGACGGACAAACACCTCTCGCTCGCAGTGCAAGTCGATACGCCCCGACCGGCACGGGTCACTGTTCGCGTGCTTGCTCCAGGAAATGCTGATCAGGTATGGAGTACTCGTGCGATTCTCAGTACCTACACAGGCTGGCTTCGGATGGATGTCGGCTATACTGGCCAACGTGGCGAACCGAACTTCGGTAACGTTCAGGAACTTCGGATAACTCTCGCTGATCCAAACCCTCCGGAGGCGAACGAAAAGCAGGGAGGGCAAGGAAACCAAACTAATCAGACCAATCAAAGCAATCAGAGTAATCAAACCACTCAGGAAGAACAGAGCGAGCAAGGCGATACTGGAATTCGCTTCTGGGTTGATGACCTGCGCACAACTCCCGCAGCTGATCAAGGTTACGTAATGTTGACATTTGACGATACGGTTGCTTCTCAGTATACCAATGCCTTTCCGCTATTCGAAGAGCGAGACATGCAAGGTGTTGCAGCAGTAGTGCCGGGGTCACTTAATCAGGATGAGCGTCTTTCGATTGGGAACTTGCGGGAAATGCGTGATGCTGGCTGGGACATCTCTTCGCATCCACAAGGGACTGCATTCCGGGAACTAGAGGATACAGAGGCGATCCAGCAGGATATCGAATCTGCTTATGAATACCTCAATAATCGAGGCTTTTCAGACGGTGCTCGCCATATGTTTGTGCCGTATCACCATGCGACCGAAGAGATCATGGAGATTACGCGCGAGTACCACGAGCTGAGTTCCTACTTCGGAGGGACACCGAACGCAGTGCCGTTGACAGATCCCCTGCACCTTTCGCGAGTGAATATGTTCGACATAGAGGGGTTCACCTCACAAATCGATATGGCTGCCGAGCATAATCAACTCGCCATTGGCCTTGCTCATGGCGTTGTTCCTGAAAGCGAAATCCAGAACGATCCACTTGCAGATACGACTACTCAACAGCTGGAAACGCTGCTTGATTATATCGAAGAGAGTGATGTGCAGTTAGTCACAGCTTCCGAACTGCTTGATAATCAGGACAGTCTCTGA
- a CDS encoding PadR family transcriptional regulator — MNELTGVQRDLLYIIAGCDETYEFRIKDKLERYYQTEVTHDRLYPNLDALVDDELLDRKEHNDQPDEYVMTAQGQKEVETRREWENNYLESNFSV; from the coding sequence ATGAACGAGCTAACTGGAGTCCAACGAGACCTGCTGTACATCATTGCCGGATGCGATGAGACGTATGAATTCAGGATCAAAGATAAACTCGAAAGGTACTACCAGACGGAAGTTACTCACGATCGTTTGTACCCGAATCTTGACGCGCTCGTCGATGATGAGCTACTTGATAGGAAGGAGCACAACGACCAGCCGGACGAGTATGTAATGACTGCTCAGGGACAGAAAGAAGTCGAAACTCGTCGCGAGTGGGAAAACAACTACCTTGAATCGAATTTTTCTGTTTAA
- a CDS encoding PGF-CTERM sorting domain-containing protein yields the protein MQDARSHFSFILSSMLTKSVTKDPALIVIIAFMIMISCGTVSAVPGSGVVSGPLVVDNADESSDTIKDLNSSANQTRTDTPNKSSGKRYVQAVPEKGDPYFEAAASDGSWISYQNPRDEYRSPYLGDGSAKICITLQNEAGETIVGDTVPNTTVVIPTGTTLDWHSAADPITVDLPLTRYSDRPLDADQFGTSDKLPQGDGYLDSHCFEFHGLSEESTVEYGEVQLNGEHADEINVVGYIQQEHEAWNSAIDPNTAAESYNKAGGGWTYQPGASHGQVVIVLQLDSSGSDISEKSMEDNTTIEEKTNGSATDTRNKGSATTTKPSESTKSDDDTTMIPRMLSFSLLVVFTGLVIIVWNSRDFLQS from the coding sequence TATGATAATGATTAGCTGCGGTACAGTTAGTGCTGTCCCAGGCTCTGGGGTTGTATCTGGACCTTTGGTCGTTGACAATGCAGATGAATCCTCTGACACAATCAAAGACCTCAATTCATCAGCAAATCAGACAAGAACCGATACGCCAAACAAATCATCAGGGAAAAGATATGTCCAAGCGGTACCGGAAAAAGGTGATCCCTATTTTGAGGCAGCAGCCAGTGATGGGAGCTGGATTAGTTATCAGAACCCACGTGATGAATACCGAAGTCCGTATCTCGGTGACGGATCGGCAAAAATATGTATTACACTCCAAAACGAGGCTGGCGAAACAATCGTTGGCGACACCGTTCCGAACACAACGGTCGTGATTCCGACTGGAACTACTCTTGATTGGCACTCAGCCGCAGATCCGATAACAGTGGACCTCCCACTAACACGATATTCTGACCGGCCACTCGATGCAGACCAGTTCGGTACTAGTGACAAGCTGCCTCAAGGCGATGGATATCTTGATTCTCACTGTTTTGAATTCCATGGGCTCTCTGAGGAGAGTACGGTCGAATATGGCGAGGTACAGCTCAACGGAGAGCATGCAGATGAAATCAACGTCGTTGGCTATATCCAGCAAGAGCATGAGGCGTGGAATTCTGCTATTGATCCGAACACTGCTGCGGAGTCGTACAACAAAGCCGGTGGGGGCTGGACCTATCAACCAGGAGCCTCCCATGGACAGGTCGTTATCGTCCTTCAACTCGATTCATCAGGGTCGGACATATCTGAGAAAAGTATGGAAGACAACACCACAATAGAGGAGAAGACTAACGGGAGCGCCACAGACACTCGTAACAAAGGATCCGCTACTACTACGAAGCCTAGTGAAAGTACAAAGTCGGATGACGATACGACAATGATCCCCAGGATGCTGAGCTTCAGTTTATTGGTCGTTTTTACTGGACTTGTAATCATTGTCTGGAATAGTCGCGATTTCCTTCAGTCCTAA
- a CDS encoding TackOD1 domain-containing metal-binding protein, with translation MVSVGKFQLLSTLSDGTVECFKPTVSDEGEVTYPKTEDLLAHQDGTSVEALDALAEREFLHKEYTTKVYICPSCQSEGLQYITACPFCEDTHTVHTTFFQHEQCGFTAQSEKFEIDDYADEQRCPECEEEVDSSNINILQKQFCKGCSDSFDHPSHRLWCLDCFHLCEPEKATEQTLYEYELTEKGEHWQKTQSGTRELLANEFATRGFDVTLDADVQTEEDKTYKAHIHATDELLNQQIVADIHSVVDSEKIKRINTVAEVVYARPLLLASDESVSDDTLQIANQHGVTMLWVDQSGSIRRYESVNDEFRATGNIIDRLSSAVGFTSTKGD, from the coding sequence ATGGTATCAGTTGGTAAATTCCAATTGCTGTCCACATTGAGTGACGGGACGGTAGAATGCTTCAAACCGACAGTTAGCGACGAGGGTGAAGTTACGTATCCGAAGACGGAAGATCTGCTTGCTCACCAAGATGGTACGAGTGTCGAAGCACTGGATGCATTAGCTGAGAGGGAGTTCCTCCACAAAGAGTATACAACAAAAGTATACATCTGCCCATCCTGTCAGTCCGAAGGGCTGCAGTACATCACAGCGTGTCCGTTCTGTGAAGATACCCATACCGTCCATACCACCTTCTTCCAACACGAACAGTGTGGATTCACAGCTCAGTCAGAAAAATTCGAAATAGATGACTATGCGGATGAACAACGGTGTCCAGAGTGCGAAGAGGAAGTAGACTCATCTAATATAAACATCCTTCAAAAGCAGTTTTGCAAGGGATGTAGTGACTCGTTCGACCATCCAAGCCATCGACTCTGGTGTTTAGATTGTTTTCATCTGTGTGAGCCAGAAAAAGCGACTGAACAGACATTGTACGAGTATGAGTTGACTGAGAAAGGTGAGCACTGGCAGAAAACCCAATCCGGGACTAGAGAGCTGTTAGCTAACGAATTTGCTACTCGTGGATTTGATGTGACGCTTGATGCCGATGTGCAAACAGAGGAGGATAAGACATATAAAGCACATATTCATGCCACAGATGAACTACTTAATCAACAGATCGTAGCAGACATTCACTCAGTAGTCGATTCCGAGAAGATCAAACGGATCAACACGGTTGCAGAAGTAGTCTATGCACGACCTCTTCTTCTCGCGAGTGATGAGTCTGTATCTGATGATACACTACAGATTGCAAATCAGCATGGAGTGACGATGCTCTGGGTAGATCAAAGCGGATCCATACGACGATACGAATCAGTAAATGATGAATTCCGCGCTACTGGAAACATCATCGATCGGTTGTCATCAGCAGTTGGATTCACATCAACGAAAGGTGATTGA